Proteins from one Stenotrophomonas aracearum genomic window:
- a CDS encoding ligase-associated DNA damage response DEXH box helicase: MARMAAWFASRGWAPLPFQKTMWRHYLAGDSGLLHTPTGSGKTLAMFGGPLLQALADPIPRAKRGRGGKTVPALQVLWITPLRALASDTARALREPIEGLGLDWQVGLRTGDASARDKRLAREGRVDVLVTTPESLALLLSYPDTMDRLRQLRCVVVDEWHELLGNKRGVLLQLNLRRLRDALPALQVWGLSATLGNLDEARQVLLPDLPDAPLVSGARPRPVAVETLLPAQGERFPWAGHLGLSQLQRVQQKLFAVRTSLVFTNTRAQAELWHQALAAVWPEDPATLALHHGSLDPAQRRIVEQGLRDGALRCVVATSSLDLGVDFPAVDQVLQIGSPKGIARLVQRAGRARHRPGESGHIVCVPSHALELVEYAAARRALADGVIEARRPLQLSLDVLAQHCVSCALSGGFEADALLAQVRRTHAFASLDADHWQGVLDFIVQGGQALAQYPDFHKVVRDDDGLYRVHDRRVALRHRLSIGTITSDGSAVVQFLRGGRLGTVEEQFVGRLRPGDRFQFAGRLLELVRLENLTAYVKLARGGDGVVPRWQGGRLPLSDALGQEMEAVLGSAADSPEMRWLEPLLRLQARVSALPGPSLLLLESVRRREGQFVFVYPFAGRQVNEGIAALMALRWTRLQANTFGYAANDYGFVLAPARAVEVDAGRIAALLQPDGLFEDLRDSLNLGELARRQFRDIARVSGLLIPALTGRTPRSLRQLQASAGLLYDVLRQHDPDHILLGLAEREVLHGQLDLSSLATTLQRCQARTLCVQQPATLGPLSFPLWAERLRGQLSNEDWKTRVLRAVGQLEKRHAE; this comes from the coding sequence ATGGCGCGGATGGCCGCGTGGTTTGCCAGCCGTGGCTGGGCACCGCTGCCATTCCAGAAGACGATGTGGCGGCACTACCTGGCCGGCGACTCGGGGCTGCTGCATACGCCTACCGGCAGCGGCAAGACGCTGGCGATGTTCGGCGGGCCGCTGCTGCAGGCGCTGGCCGACCCCATACCACGCGCGAAACGCGGACGCGGCGGCAAGACCGTGCCGGCACTCCAGGTGCTGTGGATCACCCCGCTGCGCGCACTGGCCAGCGACACCGCACGCGCCCTGCGCGAACCGATTGAAGGATTGGGGCTGGATTGGCAGGTCGGACTCCGCACCGGCGACGCCAGCGCGCGCGACAAACGGCTGGCCCGCGAAGGCCGGGTCGATGTGCTGGTAACCACGCCCGAGTCGCTGGCACTGCTGCTGAGTTACCCGGACACGATGGACAGGCTGCGCCAGCTGCGCTGCGTGGTGGTGGACGAATGGCATGAACTGCTTGGCAACAAGCGTGGCGTGCTGCTGCAGTTGAACCTGCGCCGGCTGCGCGATGCGCTGCCGGCGTTGCAGGTGTGGGGACTTTCGGCAACGCTGGGCAACCTGGACGAAGCGCGCCAGGTCCTGCTGCCCGATCTGCCCGATGCACCGCTGGTGTCCGGCGCGCGACCGCGCCCGGTGGCGGTGGAGACGTTGTTGCCGGCACAGGGCGAACGCTTCCCCTGGGCCGGGCACCTGGGCCTGTCGCAACTGCAGCGCGTGCAGCAGAAACTGTTCGCGGTGCGCACCAGCCTGGTGTTCACCAACACCCGCGCGCAGGCCGAACTGTGGCACCAGGCGCTGGCCGCAGTGTGGCCGGAAGACCCGGCCACGCTGGCGCTGCACCACGGCTCGCTGGACCCGGCGCAACGCCGCATCGTCGAACAGGGCCTGCGTGACGGCGCACTGCGCTGCGTGGTGGCCACCTCCAGCCTGGACCTGGGCGTGGATTTCCCGGCGGTGGACCAGGTGCTGCAGATCGGCAGCCCCAAGGGCATCGCGCGGCTGGTGCAACGTGCCGGACGCGCCCGGCATCGACCGGGCGAATCGGGTCATATCGTCTGCGTGCCTTCGCATGCGCTGGAGCTGGTCGAGTACGCGGCCGCGCGACGCGCGCTGGCCGATGGGGTGATCGAAGCGCGGCGGCCGCTGCAGCTGTCGCTGGATGTGCTGGCCCAGCATTGCGTGAGCTGTGCGCTCAGCGGTGGCTTTGAAGCGGATGCACTGCTCGCGCAGGTACGTCGCACGCACGCCTTCGCCTCCCTCGACGCCGACCACTGGCAGGGCGTACTCGACTTCATTGTGCAGGGCGGCCAGGCGCTCGCGCAGTATCCGGACTTCCACAAGGTCGTGCGCGACGACGACGGTCTCTACCGCGTGCACGACCGCCGCGTGGCGCTGCGCCACCGGCTGTCGATCGGCACCATCACCAGCGACGGCAGCGCCGTGGTGCAGTTCCTGCGTGGCGGCCGGCTGGGCACGGTGGAAGAACAGTTCGTCGGACGGCTGCGGCCGGGCGACCGCTTCCAGTTCGCCGGCCGCCTGCTGGAGCTGGTGCGGCTGGAGAACCTGACCGCGTACGTGAAACTGGCGCGCGGTGGCGACGGCGTGGTGCCGCGCTGGCAGGGCGGCCGCCTGCCGTTGTCCGACGCGCTCGGCCAGGAAATGGAGGCGGTGCTGGGCAGCGCCGCCGACAGCCCGGAAATGCGCTGGCTGGAACCGCTGTTGCGCCTGCAGGCACGCGTGTCGGCGTTGCCCGGTCCTTCGTTGCTGCTGCTGGAAAGCGTGCGGCGGCGCGAAGGACAGTTCGTGTTCGTGTATCCGTTCGCCGGACGCCAGGTCAACGAAGGCATTGCCGCGTTGATGGCGCTGCGCTGGACCCGGCTGCAGGCCAACACCTTCGGCTATGCGGCCAACGATTACGGTTTCGTCCTGGCGCCAGCGCGCGCGGTCGAGGTCGACGCGGGGCGCATCGCCGCGTTGCTGCAGCCCGACGGCCTGTTCGAAGACCTGCGCGACAGCCTCAACCTGGGCGAGCTGGCACGCCGCCAGTTCCGCGACATCGCACGCGTGTCCGGGCTGCTGATTCCGGCGCTGACGGGACGCACGCCGCGCAGCCTGCGCCAGTTGCAGGCCTCGGCCGGACTGCTCTACGACGTGCTGCGCCAGCATGACCCCGATCACATCCTGCTGGGCCTGGCCGAACGCGAAGTGCTGCACGGCCAGCTCGACCTGTCCAGCCTGGCCACCACGCTGCAGCGCTGCCAGGCGCGTACGCTGTGCGTGCAGCAGCCGGCCACGCTGGGGCCGCTCTCGTTCCCGCTGTGGGCCGAGCGCCTGCGCGGCCAGCTCAGCAACGAAGACTGGAAGACCCGCGTGCTGCGCGCCGTCGGCCAGCTGGAGAAACGCCATGCCGAATAA
- the pdeM gene encoding ligase-associated DNA damage response endonuclease PdeM, which produces MPNKCVLTLSGEQMHLLGDRALYWPAREALLIADLHLGKADLFRRAGIGLPVGGTGDDLARLTRLVEQRPVRTLWILGDVLHGAAHRAAWYRQWQGWREQHAALEIGALAGNHDRVLPKADLGITLLGERVQEGPFLLRHDPQPHPTLHVLCGHLHPLVRLPGMQRRWPAFWLRDRLTVLPAYSRFTAGIAPVMQAGEQLVACVEDAAIALPAHT; this is translated from the coding sequence ATGCCGAATAAGTGCGTGCTGACCCTTTCCGGCGAGCAGATGCACCTGCTCGGCGACCGTGCGCTGTACTGGCCCGCACGCGAAGCGCTGTTGATCGCCGACCTGCACCTGGGCAAGGCCGACCTGTTCCGGCGCGCCGGCATCGGGCTGCCGGTGGGCGGTACCGGTGATGACCTTGCGCGGCTGACGCGACTGGTCGAGCAGCGACCGGTGCGCACGTTGTGGATCCTGGGCGACGTACTGCACGGGGCGGCGCATCGCGCGGCGTGGTACCGGCAATGGCAGGGCTGGCGCGAACAGCATGCCGCGCTGGAGATCGGCGCGTTGGCCGGCAACCACGACCGCGTGCTGCCCAAGGCCGACCTGGGCATCACGCTGCTGGGCGAACGCGTGCAGGAGGGCCCGTTCCTGCTGCGCCATGACCCGCAGCCGCACCCCACCCTGCACGTGCTGTGCGGCCACCTGCATCCGCTCGTTCGACTGCCGGGCATGCAGCGCCGCTGGCCCGCATTCTGGCTGCGCGATCGCCTGACGGTATTGCCCGCCTATTCGCGATTCACCGCCGGCATCGCGCCGGTGATGCAGGCTGGCGAGCAGCTGGTGGCCTGCGTGGAGGACGCGGCGATCGCGCTGCCCGCGCACACATGA
- a CDS encoding FAD-dependent oxidoreductase: MKKRSIAIIGYGTAGQTLSILLSRDHHNVYVFERAPTPGPVGAGFLLQPSGLDVLWQMGLLPQVLEHGASVRRLYGDTPCGRAVMDMRYTALHPHLHGMGMQRGALFSLLAQAWNEPGNLQADTPIVEVDTDTGRVRDARGTWHGPYDLVIAADGAASSLRAQVQGTRLDREYPWGALWCLLPGRDWPHPDELRQRYVAARKMIGLLPVGTRPGDAQPRLSFFWSLPRAQFAQWERDGMERWLDEIAALWPEAHQRLQGVSECAQLARAGYRDAVMTRWHRGRLVLAGDSAHAMSPQLGQGVNMALMDALALRDALRAHANADAALQAYQAQRSAHVAIYQFWSRWLTPLFQSERDRLAQARDVLFKPMGALPGGRGHMLRVLSGTQRGWWGKLGLSPGFVEAMAAR, from the coding sequence ATGAAAAAACGCAGCATCGCGATCATTGGCTACGGCACCGCAGGCCAGACGCTTTCGATCCTTCTTTCACGCGACCATCACAACGTGTACGTCTTTGAGCGGGCACCCACGCCCGGCCCGGTCGGCGCGGGATTCCTGCTGCAACCCAGCGGGCTGGACGTGCTCTGGCAGATGGGTCTGTTGCCGCAGGTGCTGGAGCACGGCGCCAGCGTGCGTCGCCTGTACGGCGACACGCCGTGCGGGCGTGCGGTGATGGACATGCGCTACACGGCGCTGCATCCGCACCTGCACGGCATGGGCATGCAGCGGGGGGCGCTGTTCTCGTTGCTGGCGCAGGCGTGGAACGAGCCGGGCAACCTGCAGGCCGACACCCCGATCGTCGAGGTCGATACCGACACCGGCCGCGTCCGCGATGCACGCGGCACCTGGCACGGTCCGTACGACCTGGTGATCGCGGCCGATGGCGCGGCGTCGTCGCTGCGTGCGCAGGTGCAGGGCACGCGACTGGACCGGGAGTACCCGTGGGGCGCGTTGTGGTGCCTGCTGCCCGGTAGGGACTGGCCGCATCCTGACGAGCTGCGCCAGCGCTACGTCGCTGCGCGCAAGATGATCGGGCTGCTGCCGGTCGGCACCCGTCCCGGCGATGCGCAGCCACGGCTCAGTTTCTTCTGGAGCCTGCCGCGCGCGCAGTTCGCGCAATGGGAGCGCGACGGCATGGAACGTTGGCTCGATGAGATTGCAGCGCTGTGGCCGGAAGCCCACCAGCGCCTGCAGGGCGTCAGCGAGTGCGCGCAACTGGCCCGCGCGGGTTACCGCGACGCGGTGATGACGCGCTGGCACCGCGGGCGGCTGGTGCTGGCAGGCGATTCGGCGCATGCGATGAGCCCGCAGCTGGGGCAGGGGGTGAACATGGCGCTGATGGACGCGCTGGCGCTGCGCGATGCGTTGCGCGCGCATGCCAACGCCGATGCGGCGCTGCAGGCCTACCAGGCCCAGCGAAGCGCACACGTGGCCATCTATCAGTTCTGGAGCCGCTGGTTGACGCCGCTGTTCCAGTCCGAGCGCGATCGGCTGGCACAGGCGCGCGATGTGCTGTTCAAGCCGATGGGCGCGCTTCCCGGTGGTCGCGGCCACATGCTGCGCGTGCTCAGCGGGACCCAGCGCGGCTGGTGGGGAAAACTCGGACTGTCGCCGGGTTTCGTCGAGGCCATGGCGGCGCGTTGA
- a CDS encoding cold-shock protein: MPNGTVKWFNDAKGFGFISPEDGSADVFAHFSAINSKGFRSLQEGQKVTYDVTQGPKGAQASNIQPGE; this comes from the coding sequence ATGCCGAACGGTACCGTCAAGTGGTTCAACGACGCCAAGGGATTTGGCTTTATCTCGCCGGAGGACGGCAGCGCCGACGTCTTCGCGCACTTCTCCGCGATCAACTCCAAGGGCTTCCGCAGTCTGCAGGAAGGCCAGAAGGTCACCTATGACGTGACCCAGGGCCCGAAGGGCGCCCAAGCTTCGAACATCCAGCCCGGCGAGTAA
- a CDS encoding S-methyl-5'-thioinosine phosphorylase has translation MEPIALAVIGGTGVYKLAQLDDVSSHSVETRYGTPSGPIRVGTLLGQRVAFLARHGEGHSLPPHKINYRANLAALQQIGATRVLALNTVGGITEHFGPRVLACPDQLIDYTWGRISTLSEEPGSDVLHVDFGHPYTPILRSKVLAAAKVTGVRLQDGGCYGATQGPRLETNAEIARMRRDGCDLVGMTGMPEAGLARELGLDYACLAIVANWAAGCGDGDEITMAEVLANVDAASAGLPELIGELARG, from the coding sequence ATGGAACCTATCGCCCTGGCCGTGATCGGCGGCACCGGTGTGTACAAGCTGGCCCAGCTCGATGATGTGAGCAGCCATTCGGTGGAAACCCGCTATGGCACGCCGTCCGGCCCGATCCGGGTCGGTACGCTGCTCGGCCAGCGCGTGGCGTTCCTGGCCCGCCATGGCGAGGGGCACTCGCTGCCGCCGCACAAGATCAACTACCGGGCCAATCTTGCTGCGTTGCAGCAGATCGGTGCCACCCGGGTGCTCGCCCTCAACACCGTGGGCGGCATCACCGAGCACTTCGGCCCGCGCGTGCTGGCCTGCCCGGACCAGCTGATCGACTACACCTGGGGCCGGATCTCCACGCTGAGCGAAGAACCGGGCAGCGACGTGCTGCATGTCGATTTTGGCCATCCGTACACCCCGATCCTGCGCAGCAAGGTCCTGGCCGCGGCCAAGGTTACCGGCGTGCGCCTGCAGGACGGTGGCTGCTACGGCGCCACCCAGGGGCCGCGGCTGGAGACCAATGCGGAAATCGCGCGGATGCGCCGCGATGGCTGCGATCTGGTCGGCATGACCGGCATGCCCGAAGCAGGCCTGGCAAGGGAGTTGGGGCTGGACTACGCCTGCCTGGCGATCGTGGCGAACTGGGCCGCCGGCTGTGGCGATGGCGACGAGATCACGATGGCCGAAGTGCTGGCCAATGTCGACGCGGCATCGGCCGGATTACCGGAACTGATTGGCGAATTGGCGCGCGGGTGA
- a CDS encoding hypoxanthine-guanine phosphoribosyltransferase, whose translation MPNLTISQALAQADLLVDRPTIDAAIASIADGIAADYKGEVPLFLSIMHGALPFAGQLALELGARGQDLQFDYLHATRYRGELTGGELVWKHKPATSLFGRRVLLVDDILDEGFTLQGVRTWCLEQGATDVRIAALTVKKHDRALPDVKADYAGIELPDRYVFGFGMDVNEGLRGVPAIYAMKE comes from the coding sequence ATGCCCAACCTCACCATTTCCCAGGCCCTGGCCCAGGCCGACCTGCTGGTCGACCGTCCCACCATCGATGCGGCCATCGCCAGCATCGCCGATGGCATTGCGGCCGACTACAAGGGCGAGGTCCCGCTGTTCCTTTCGATCATGCACGGCGCGCTGCCGTTCGCCGGCCAGCTCGCGCTGGAACTGGGCGCACGTGGCCAGGACCTGCAGTTCGACTACCTGCATGCCACCCGCTACCGCGGTGAACTGACCGGTGGCGAGCTGGTCTGGAAGCACAAGCCGGCCACCTCGCTGTTCGGCCGCCGCGTGCTGCTGGTCGACGACATCCTGGACGAAGGCTTCACCCTGCAGGGCGTGCGCACCTGGTGCCTGGAGCAGGGCGCCACCGACGTGCGCATCGCCGCGCTGACGGTGAAGAAGCACGACCGCGCGCTGCCCGACGTCAAAGCCGACTACGCCGGCATCGAACTGCCCGACCGCTACGTGTTCGGTTTCGGCATGGACGTCAACGAAGGCCTGCGCGGCGTGCCGGCCATCTATGCGATGAAGGAATAA
- the nagZ gene encoding beta-N-acetylhexosaminidase produces MLLIGVAGTELTAQERDWLQHDAVAGVVLFKRNFDSRQQVGELTAAIRAAAPRPQLICVDQEGGRVQRFREGFSALPPLQEIGALYARDPEQALALAEQHAWLMASEVRASGVDLSFAPVVDLGRGNRAIGNRAFDEDPQVVAAFTAAYVRGMHAVGMGATLKHFPGHGTVLEDTHVDTAIDPRALDELRAQDLVPFAAGIAAGADAVMMAHVIYPQVAPEPAGYSPRWIQQILREEMGFRGVVFSDDIGMAASHSAGGVPARVHAHLDAGCDVVLVCHPELVDDALQAVQGRTLNTAALLGLIGRGGLGWDGLLADTRHGSTQTRLLESLGRTV; encoded by the coding sequence ATGCTTCTGATCGGCGTTGCCGGCACCGAACTGACCGCCCAGGAACGCGACTGGCTGCAGCACGATGCCGTGGCCGGGGTGGTGCTGTTCAAGCGCAACTTCGATTCGCGCCAGCAGGTCGGCGAGCTCACCGCCGCCATCCGCGCCGCCGCGCCGCGCCCGCAGCTGATCTGCGTGGACCAGGAAGGCGGCCGCGTGCAGCGCTTCCGCGAAGGCTTCAGCGCGCTGCCGCCGCTGCAGGAGATCGGCGCGCTGTACGCCCGCGACCCGGAGCAGGCCCTGGCCCTGGCCGAGCAGCACGCCTGGCTGATGGCCAGCGAAGTGCGCGCCAGCGGCGTGGACCTCAGTTTCGCCCCGGTGGTCGACCTGGGCCGCGGCAACCGCGCCATCGGCAACCGCGCCTTCGACGAAGACCCGCAGGTCGTCGCCGCGTTCACCGCCGCATATGTGCGCGGCATGCACGCGGTCGGCATGGGCGCCACCCTCAAGCATTTCCCCGGCCACGGCACCGTGCTGGAAGACACCCACGTGGACACCGCGATCGACCCGCGCGCGCTGGACGAACTGCGCGCGCAGGACCTGGTCCCGTTCGCCGCCGGCATTGCCGCCGGTGCCGACGCGGTGATGATGGCGCACGTGATCTACCCGCAGGTCGCGCCGGAACCGGCCGGCTACTCGCCGCGCTGGATCCAGCAGATCCTGCGCGAGGAGATGGGCTTCCGCGGCGTGGTGTTCTCCGACGACATCGGCATGGCCGCCTCGCACAGCGCCGGTGGCGTGCCGGCGCGCGTGCATGCGCACCTGGACGCCGGCTGCGACGTGGTGCTGGTCTGCCACCCCGAACTGGTCGACGACGCACTGCAGGCCGTGCAGGGCCGCACCCTCAATACCGCTGCGCTGCTTGGCCTGATCGGCCGCGGCGGGCTTGGCTGGGACGGCCTGCTGGCCGACACCCGCCACGGCAGCACCCAAACCCGTTTGCTCGAATCCCTTGGAAGAACCGTCTGA
- a CDS encoding CYTH domain-containing protein translates to MGVEIERKYLVTSDAWRTAAHAVIPMAQGYLNDTASIDSGAQKASVRVRIQGDQAFLNMKSREIGHTRQEFDYPIPVEDARALLALCVGGLIDKRRHLVGHGGLLWEVDEFLGDNAGLVVAEVELASADQAIDLPEWVGEEVTDQVRYYNLALAAKPYNRW, encoded by the coding sequence ATGGGCGTCGAGATCGAGCGCAAGTATCTCGTGACCAGCGATGCCTGGCGGACCGCCGCGCATGCGGTGATCCCGATGGCGCAGGGCTACCTCAACGACACCGCCTCGATCGACAGCGGCGCCCAGAAGGCCTCGGTGCGCGTGCGCATCCAGGGCGACCAGGCGTTCCTGAACATGAAGTCGCGCGAGATCGGCCACACCCGGCAGGAGTTCGATTACCCGATCCCGGTAGAGGACGCGCGCGCCCTGCTGGCCCTGTGCGTGGGCGGCCTGATCGACAAGCGCCGGCACCTGGTCGGCCACGGCGGCCTGCTCTGGGAAGTGGACGAATTCCTGGGCGACAACGCCGGGCTGGTGGTGGCCGAAGTGGAACTGGCGTCGGCCGACCAGGCCATCGACCTGCCTGAATGGGTGGGGGAAGAAGTCACGGACCAGGTGCGGTATTACAACCTGGCCTTGGCCGCCAAGCCGTACAACCGTTGGTGA
- the rlmD gene encoding 23S rRNA (uracil(1939)-C(5))-methyltransferase RlmD, with amino-acid sequence MARSRSRLDRTPFQTDILDLSHDGRGVARREGEGGKVTFISGALPGEVVRAEPTARNRHFDEARTVEVLQASPQRVTPRCPHFGVCAGCVLQHLDEDQQIVAKQRVLLDNLTRIGHVTPGTVLPPLVGDSWGYRRKGRFSVRRVEKKDKTLVGFREQDPRFVADLTQCLTVIPEIGLKVAALSAFIETLDGKRDIPQVEFIAGDDAIVLTIRHMQPLSDADKAAWAGFGAEHGFAIFLQPGGVESVHPLLPGEVPLSFRLAPWNVELAFRPLDFIQVNAKLNEKMIALALELLDAGPDERVLDLFCGLGNFTLPLARTVREVVGVEGEAGLVARAKENAARNGLDNAQFFAADLTQDQRQTPWMRQGFDKLLLDPPRSGAIEVLQQLPLKQFKRIVYVSCHPGSLARDAGYLVNEQGFTLVSAGAMDMFPHTAHVESIAVFEKR; translated from the coding sequence GTGGCCCGATCCCGCTCCCGACTCGACCGTACCCCGTTCCAGACCGACATCCTCGACCTCAGCCATGACGGCCGTGGCGTTGCCCGCCGTGAAGGCGAGGGTGGCAAGGTCACCTTCATTTCCGGCGCGCTGCCGGGCGAGGTGGTACGCGCCGAACCGACCGCCCGCAATCGCCATTTCGATGAAGCGCGCACCGTGGAAGTGCTGCAGGCCTCGCCGCAGCGCGTGACGCCGCGCTGCCCGCATTTCGGCGTCTGCGCCGGCTGCGTGCTGCAGCACCTGGACGAAGACCAGCAGATCGTGGCCAAGCAGCGCGTGCTGCTGGACAACCTGACCCGCATCGGCCACGTCACCCCCGGCACGGTGCTGCCGCCGCTGGTCGGCGACAGCTGGGGCTACCGTCGCAAGGGCCGCTTCTCGGTGCGCCGGGTCGAAAAGAAGGACAAGACCCTGGTCGGCTTCCGCGAGCAGGACCCGCGCTTCGTGGCCGACCTGACCCAGTGCCTGACCGTCATCCCGGAGATCGGGCTGAAGGTGGCGGCGCTGTCGGCGTTCATCGAAACCCTGGATGGCAAGCGCGACATCCCGCAGGTCGAATTCATTGCCGGTGATGACGCCATCGTCCTCACCATCCGCCACATGCAGCCGCTCAGCGACGCCGACAAGGCCGCGTGGGCCGGCTTCGGGGCCGAGCATGGCTTTGCGATCTTCCTGCAGCCGGGCGGCGTGGAATCCGTGCACCCGCTGCTGCCGGGCGAGGTCCCGCTGTCGTTCCGGCTGGCCCCGTGGAATGTGGAGCTGGCGTTCCGGCCGCTGGACTTCATCCAGGTCAACGCCAAGCTCAACGAGAAGATGATCGCGCTGGCACTGGAACTGCTCGATGCCGGTCCGGACGAGCGCGTGCTCGACCTGTTCTGCGGGCTGGGCAACTTCACCCTGCCGCTGGCGCGCACCGTGCGCGAAGTGGTCGGCGTGGAAGGCGAGGCCGGGCTGGTGGCGCGTGCGAAGGAGAATGCCGCGCGCAACGGCCTGGACAACGCGCAGTTCTTCGCCGCCGACCTGACCCAGGACCAGCGCCAGACCCCGTGGATGCGCCAGGGCTTCGACAAGCTGCTGCTGGACCCGCCGCGTTCGGGCGCGATCGAAGTGCTGCAGCAGCTGCCGCTCAAGCAGTTCAAGCGCATCGTCTACGTCAGCTGCCACCCGGGCTCGCTGGCCCGCGATGCCGGCTACCTGGTCAACGAACAGGGCTTCACCCTGGTTTCGGCCGGCGCGATGGACATGTTCCCGCACACCGCGCACGTGGAAAGCATCGCCGTGTTCGAGAAGCGCTGA
- a CDS encoding response regulator — MQMTPRVPMPRFLLVEDDTISRGFFRAALETLPAQVETADSLATALERGRRSEHDLWLIDVNLPDGNGSELLKALRQSHPETPALAHTADGDTSIHARLREAGFSETLVKPLSREQLLQAVRRALVNSPGPSAPAATGEGAGVGEREDWDEITALAALNGQRNHLIALRELFLAELPGVRDAVAQAVQQHDVRTLQGQLHRLQASCGFVGAARLGRAVRQLHQAPESNGAHTQFKAAVDSLLH; from the coding sequence ATGCAGATGACCCCGAGGGTTCCCATGCCCCGATTCCTGCTCGTCGAGGACGACACCATCAGTCGCGGCTTTTTCCGGGCCGCGCTGGAAACCCTGCCGGCGCAGGTCGAAACCGCCGATTCGCTGGCCACCGCGCTGGAGCGCGGGCGCCGCAGCGAGCACGACCTCTGGCTGATCGACGTGAACCTGCCCGACGGCAATGGCAGCGAGCTGCTCAAGGCGCTGCGCCAGTCCCATCCAGAGACCCCGGCGTTGGCCCACACGGCCGATGGCGACACCAGCATCCATGCGCGCCTGCGCGAAGCCGGGTTCAGCGAAACCCTGGTCAAGCCGCTGAGCCGCGAGCAGCTGCTGCAGGCGGTGCGCCGGGCGCTGGTCAACAGCCCCGGCCCCAGCGCCCCGGCCGCCACCGGCGAGGGCGCGGGCGTGGGCGAGCGTGAGGACTGGGACGAAATCACCGCGCTGGCCGCCCTGAATGGACAGCGCAACCACCTGATCGCCCTGCGCGAACTGTTCCTGGCCGAGCTGCCCGGGGTCCGCGACGCGGTGGCGCAGGCGGTCCAGCAGCACGATGTGCGGACCTTGCAAGGTCAGCTGCACCGCCTGCAGGCGAGTTGCGGGTTCGTCGGCGCCGCCCGATTGGGCCGCGCCGTGCGGCAGTTGCACCAGGCGCCCGAGTCGAACGGCGCCCACACACAATTCAAAGCGGCGGTCGATTCCCTGTTGCATTAG
- the recO gene encoding DNA repair protein RecO has product MRIEDEPAFVLHARSWRETSLLVEMLTEQHGRIGVLARGVSSPRSQALRAALQPLQWIRFSAVQRGELAQLRGAEALDAAPRLSGDAMLAGFYVNELVMRLAPRQDPLPELYAYYGQMRQRLGAGESLAWTLRRFERDLLEALGFGFDLSHGSDGEPIDPAARYELDPLEGPRRLLSERGADPRRGTATGSALLALAEDEMPGTDDLASLRRGMRAVLLHHLGGRGLKSWEMLEDLRR; this is encoded by the coding sequence ATGCGCATCGAAGACGAACCGGCGTTCGTGCTGCACGCCCGCTCCTGGCGGGAGACCAGCCTGCTGGTCGAGATGCTCACCGAACAGCACGGACGGATCGGGGTGCTGGCGCGCGGCGTCAGCAGCCCGCGCAGCCAGGCGCTGCGCGCCGCGCTGCAGCCGCTGCAATGGATCCGCTTCAGCGCGGTGCAACGTGGCGAACTGGCCCAGCTGCGGGGTGCCGAAGCGCTCGACGCCGCGCCGCGATTGAGCGGTGATGCGATGCTGGCCGGCTTCTACGTCAACGAGCTGGTGATGCGGCTGGCGCCCCGCCAGGACCCGCTGCCCGAGCTGTACGCGTATTACGGCCAGATGCGACAGCGGCTTGGTGCCGGGGAATCGCTGGCCTGGACCCTGCGCCGGTTTGAGCGCGATCTGCTGGAAGCGTTGGGGTTTGGTTTCGACCTGTCGCATGGCAGCGATGGCGAACCGATCGACCCGGCGGCCCGCTACGAGCTGGACCCGCTGGAAGGGCCGCGGCGACTGCTCAGCGAGCGGGGCGCCGATCCCCGGCGCGGCACCGCCACCGGCAGCGCATTGCTGGCGCTGGCCGAAGATGAAATGCCGGGCACCGACGACCTGGCCAGCCTGCGCCGCGGCATGCGCGCAGTGTTGTTGCACCACCTGGGTGGGCGTGGGCTGAAGTCGTGGGAGATGTTGGAGGACCTACGCCGGTAG